In Vigna radiata var. radiata cultivar VC1973A chromosome 3, Vradiata_ver6, whole genome shotgun sequence, the following proteins share a genomic window:
- the LOC106756956 gene encoding uncharacterized protein LOC106756956 — translation MIYMENPSNYMLLEATGDSETDCNPTMEELGREDDDAQSCIHDTSETSNAAELKGYEFWNNDHDADDVDDDEKKREVHGTSYCDDDGDDDDQMQEQQKFCVSDESGHEVLDEMEKNRRFWEACLAS, via the coding sequence ATGATATACATGGAGAACCCTTCTAATTACATGCTTCTTGAAGCCACTGGTGACTCTGAAACTGACTGCAACCCCACTATGGAAGAACTTGGCAGAGAAGATGACGATGCTCAATCTTGCATCCACGATACTTCTGAGACATCTAATGCTGCTGAGCTCAAAGGATACGAGTTTTGGAATAATGATCATGATgcagatgatgttgatgatgatgagaagAAACGTGAGGTTCATGGAACATCATAttgtgatgatgatggtgatgatgatgatcagaTGCAAGAACAACAGAAGTTCTGTGTGTCTGATGAGTCAGGCCATGAAGTGTTGGATGAGATGGAAAAGAACAGGAGGTTCTGGGAAGCTTGCTTGGCATCGTGA